TTCAATGGCATCGACATTATCATTGGTGTAGTAATTGGCTGTGATTTTTTGTTTCATGAACGGAACGCTAAGTTGATTCCCGTCAGACAGGTAGAAGTCTTCATCGGCAGTTTTATTTTTGTCAAATTTCATTTTCCAGTCGCCCTTGAAATAAATTGCATTAATCAGGAACATAACATCCTCAGGATCAATTTGATTAACGATCTTTTCAATCTTTTTCCCCGTTTGGTCATAAACCCAGTTGTTGATGGTTTTCAGGGCATCCTGACCGGAAAAATCAAGGGGAGAAACCTGAGCCTGATAGTATTTCTGATTGGTGGTCAGGAAGTCGGGCAAAACATAAAAATCTTTTCTGTACCAGATGGAATTTGCGATAGCCAGCCTGACTTTCGGATCAAGTGAAATAAGCTTGTCGAGTAAAAACTGATTGATTTCATTGATTTCCTGAGTGGTCAATGTGGGAAGTTGTAAGGCGGTTTTCATTCCTTCAAGAGTGGTTCCGGCTGCTCCGTTGAGGGTCATACTTAAGGCCATGGAAATGCTCAAAGGACTGATAAACAGGTTTTTATCTTCGCTGGTGGCAGAATTGATCTGTTTGAACAATTCAAAACCAAATGAATTATCGGCTTCGATCAGGCTTTTTTGTTTCATGCTGACATTAAACTGAACAGCATCCTTGCTGCAATTGGTCAGCATAAACGGGAGCAATAAAATTAAACTTAACTTTTTCATCTTCATTGATTTATATGATCAGATTTTAAAATATCCATGGATAGGAAGTTCTTTTCTTACAAATTTCAGCCTTTTCCGATTTTTTTAAATCGAGGGTGGCTTCAAGTTTTTCATCCACATCGTTCAGATATGCTTCAGTGATGCGAATGATATAATTACCTGCTTCAATGTCTGTCAGTTCATAGTCAAGGTCATACAGACAATTGCATTTGCATGGATCGGT
The sequence above is drawn from the Sphingobacteriales bacterium genome and encodes:
- a CDS encoding serpin family protein; this encodes MKKLSLILLLPFMLTNCSKDAVQFNVSMKQKSLIEADNSFGFELFKQINSATSEDKNLFISPLSISMALSMTLNGAAGTTLEGMKTALQLPTLTTQEINEINQFLLDKLISLDPKVRLAIANSIWYRKDFYVLPDFLTTNQKYYQAQVSPLDFSGQDALKTINNWVYDQTGKKIEKIVNQIDPEDVMFLINAIYFKGDWKMKFDKNKTADEDFYLSDGNQLSVPFMKQKITANYYTNDNVDAIELPYGRGNYSMVVMVPKGNYSVTDLINGMNSDTWKSWKKEFSETKDINLKLPKFRFEYEITLNDILSAMGMQEAFSDQADFTGINPNGQLYISEVKHKSFIEVNEEGTEAAAATSVGISLTSVPQEIWFSADKPFLFFITELNTGCILFMGKIARPE